A genomic window from Parasteatoda tepidariorum isolate YZ-2023 chromosome 10, CAS_Ptep_4.0, whole genome shotgun sequence includes:
- the LOC122270814 gene encoding uncharacterized protein produces the protein MSLYPQAVDTIELGLDTKLAPPSFTPCQPPPPLISPVTMLDLECVKRHCTSSESHVTMEITNLPLSCDQRCDRDDLSQFDRPVFDGPRIFYWWSWTLGLTDLLEDSRRKDPLSCFLRPFIKTLVVLILHAFAVHYVILLGTPNRSGHLWFTLVVSVDAVTTVIPMDILLLRVKRVRKLTCQLQTLHFEKSASETKSYKWETLAVVVTILFLIFYVVALSIIIQSWDIHHMLEAHLPYVQSVCVSEECAYNVVLLVWGSHVMLIWGVKAFLVLFFCFICSNSQFQFECLNKSLILMKGKADVVEAGMVHDIAVDHNKLCELVFEADRLFNASVFIWFAFVLLVICVEVNSFLRQEKGLISSGGTVIMVLDFLYAIAIVIFIVIGGCRVAEVALQTIPYIVNFARSKEMPSQSVYNEVQLIVNRVTVFPVTFTVGKFFYITRSILITLVSALCTYIIVLVQMSPQVMENFNSKS, from the coding sequence ATGAGCTTATACCCGCAAGCAGTGGACACAATCGAGCTAGGTTTGGACACCAAACTGGCACCGCCATCATTCACTCCTTGCCAGCCACCTCCACCCCTCATATCTCCAGTCACCATGCTGGACTTGGAGTGTGTGAAGCGACATTGCACAAGCAGTGAGTCACACGTCACCATGGAGATCACCAATTTGCCCCTGTCATGTGATCAGAGGTGTGATAGGGACGATCTCAGCCAGTTCGACAGGCCAGTGTTCGATGGTCCCAGAATATTCTACTGGTGGTCTTGGACGTTGGGACTGACAGATCTTCTGGAAGACTCCAGAAGGAAAGACCCTCTCAGCTGTTTCCTTCGCCCATTCATCAAGACTCTAGTTGTGCTGATTCTGCACGCTTTTGCTGTGCACTACGTGATATTGCTTGGCACTCCCAACAGAAGCGGCCATTTGTGGTTCACTCTGGTGGTCTCAGTCGACGCTGTGACCACCGTCATTCCAATGGACATTCTGCTTCTGAGAGTTAAAAGAGTCCGAAAGCTGACCTGCCAGCTTCAGACGTTGCATTTCGAAAAGTCTGCCTCAGAGACTAAGAGTTACAAGTGGGAGACTCTGGCCGTTGTGGTcactattctgtttttaatcttttacgTGGTGGCCCTATCCATCATAATCCAGTCTTGGGACATACACCACATGCTGGAAGCTCATCTACCCTACGTTCAGTCCGTGTGCGTCTCGGAGGAGTGCGCTTACAACGTGGTGCTTCTGGTGTGGGGCAGTCACGTGATGCTCATATGGGGTGTCAAAGCTTTCCTCGTTCTTTTCTTCTGCTTCATATGCAGCAACAGCCAATTTCAGTTCGAGTGTCTGAACAAGAGCCTCATCCTGATGAAGGGAAAGGCTGACGTCGTGGAGGCCGGTATGGTGCACGACATCGCGGTCGACCACAACAAGCTCTGCGAACTCGTCTTCGAGGCTGATCGTCTCTTCAACGCTTCTGTCTTCATTTGGTTTGCTTTCGTGTTGCTCGTCATCTGCGTAGAGGTCAACAGCTTTCTCCGTCAGGAGAAAGGTCTCATATCGAGCGGCGGAACGGTCATCATGGTCTTAGATTTCCTATACGCTATAGCCATAGTGATCTTTATCGTCATAGGTGGCTGCAGGGTAGCCGAGGTAGCTTTGCAGACCATTCCCTACATAGTGAACTTCGCCCGGTCCAAGGAGATGCCCAGTCAGAGCGTGTACAATGAGGTGCAGTTGATCGTCAACCGAGTGACCGTGTTTCCGGTCACTTTCACGGTGGGCAAGTTTTTCTACATCACACGCAGCATTCTCATCACTCTGGTCAGTGCCCTTTGCACTTATATAATAGTTCTAGTGCAAATGAGTCCGCAAGTCATGGAGAACTTCAATTCAAAAAGCTaa